A genomic segment from Chitinophagaceae bacterium encodes:
- a CDS encoding universal stress protein, with product MKTIIVATDFSDAAENAINYAAEMALQLKARLILFHAYQIPVAVSEMPIVYDMEALIADNKRQLDTIKERLQDAKGPALFLQTEVSEGSLIGCLKDICEDMEPYTVVMGCHGTTAAERFFFGSNTVYALKHLHWPIIAVPANFAFAGIKKIAFASDLDKDLAKTALALLKNWVTDFMASLHIVNFGKQEQFYENSVFASGALQRELKVLDPQFHFITGENTEDAITQFVLANQIDLLVVLHKTYGFFENIFHKSQTKQFALYSAIPLLVLHE from the coding sequence ATGAAAACAATTATTGTAGCAACAGATTTTTCAGACGCAGCAGAAAATGCTATCAATTATGCTGCAGAAATGGCACTACAGTTAAAAGCCAGGCTTATACTTTTTCATGCTTACCAAATACCTGTAGCCGTATCTGAAATGCCTATAGTTTATGATATGGAGGCGCTTATTGCAGATAATAAAAGACAACTTGATACTATTAAAGAAAGGTTGCAGGATGCAAAAGGGCCAGCATTGTTTTTGCAAACCGAGGTAAGTGAAGGCTCTTTAATAGGTTGCCTCAAAGATATTTGCGAAGATATGGAGCCTTATACTGTGGTTATGGGCTGCCATGGAACCACAGCAGCAGAACGGTTTTTCTTTGGGAGCAATACCGTGTACGCATTAAAGCATTTGCATTGGCCTATTATTGCCGTACCGGCAAATTTTGCTTTTGCCGGTATTAAAAAAATTGCCTTTGCCAGCGACCTGGATAAAGACCTTGCCAAAACTGCACTTGCCTTATTGAAAAACTGGGTTACTGATTTTATGGCAAGTTTACATATTGTAAATTTTGGCAAGCAGGAGCAGTTTTACGAAAATTCCGTATTTGCCTCAGGCGCTTTACAAAGGGAGCTTAAAGTGCTGGATCCTCAATTTCATTTTATAACAGGAGAGAATACAGAAGATGCAATTACCCAATTTGTGTTAGCTAACCAAATTGATTTGCTGGTTGTGTTACATAAAACTTATGGGTTCTTTGAAAATATTTTTCACAAAAGCCAGACAAAGCAATTTGCCCTGTATTCGGCAATTCCATTGCTGGTATTGCATGAATAG
- a CDS encoding endonuclease/exonuclease/phosphatase family protein yields MKKNIITLIFFLCTATEIQAQASLNIMTFNIRLNLVSDSLDAWPYRKDLVASEVLFHNVDILGVQEALYDQMKDLQQRLPHFKYLGVGRDDGKTKGEFSAIFYNSTRLRALDTKTFWLSLTPDIPGSKSWDAAITRIVTWVKFKDLKTQKIFFVFNTHFDHIGREARKNSAILLKEKVFALTAKKPAIIMGDFNSTEDDGPIQILLNKSTSKYFINAKNISSAPHYGPQGSFTAFGPKEISDKPIDYIFIKGKAKVLKHANISQTWQGRYASDHFAVFARIVL; encoded by the coding sequence ATGAAAAAAAATATAATAACACTTATTTTTTTCTTATGTACTGCAACTGAAATACAGGCACAAGCTTCATTGAATATTATGACTTTCAATATAAGGCTCAACCTGGTATCGGACAGCCTGGATGCATGGCCTTACCGTAAAGACCTTGTTGCATCTGAAGTGCTGTTTCATAATGTGGATATTTTAGGCGTTCAGGAAGCACTTTACGATCAAATGAAGGACCTGCAGCAGCGGTTACCCCATTTTAAATACCTTGGTGTTGGCCGGGATGACGGAAAAACAAAAGGTGAATTTTCGGCCATATTTTATAATAGTACCCGGCTAAGGGCTTTAGATACAAAAACTTTCTGGCTGAGTTTAACGCCTGATATACCAGGCAGTAAAAGCTGGGATGCCGCAATTACGAGAATAGTAACCTGGGTAAAATTCAAAGACCTTAAAACTCAAAAAATATTTTTTGTTTTCAATACCCATTTTGACCATATAGGCCGGGAAGCCCGTAAAAACAGCGCTATTTTACTCAAAGAAAAAGTATTTGCACTCACAGCAAAAAAACCGGCAATTATAATGGGTGATTTCAACAGTACCGAAGACGACGGGCCTATACAGATTTTACTCAACAAAAGCACTTCAAAATACTTTATTAATGCTAAAAATATTTCATCTGCTCCCCATTATGGCCCACAGGGTTCATTTACGGCGTTTGGGCCCAAAGAAATTTCCGATAAACCTATAGATTATATTTTTATAAAAGGAAAAGCCAAAGTGCTGAAACATGCAAATATTTCACAAACCTGGCAGGGCAGGTATGCATCAGATCATTTTGCCGTTTTTGCCCGTATTGTACTATAA
- the fsa gene encoding fructose-6-phosphate aldolase, whose translation MKFFLDTANLAQIKEANDLGILDGVTTNPSLMAKEGIKGKAAIEKHYIDICNMVQGDISAEVISTDFDGIVAEGKHLAALHKNIVVKVPMIKEGVKAMKWFSDNGIRTNCTLVFSAGQAILAAKAGAKYVSPFIGRIDDTGWYGIELIHQIRQIYSVQGFKTEILAASIRNANHITQCAEAGADVCTCPLDSILGLLKHPLTDIGLAKFLEDAKKFV comes from the coding sequence ATGAAATTCTTTTTAGATACTGCCAATCTTGCGCAAATAAAAGAAGCAAACGATTTAGGTATTTTAGATGGTGTAACTACCAACCCATCTTTAATGGCAAAGGAAGGCATTAAAGGAAAAGCTGCTATTGAAAAACATTATATTGACATTTGCAATATGGTGCAAGGCGATATTAGCGCCGAAGTAATATCAACAGATTTTGATGGTATTGTTGCCGAAGGAAAACATCTTGCCGCTTTACATAAAAATATTGTGGTAAAAGTGCCCATGATTAAAGAAGGTGTAAAAGCCATGAAATGGTTTAGCGATAATGGCATACGCACTAACTGCACTTTGGTATTTTCTGCAGGGCAGGCCATTTTAGCCGCCAAAGCCGGCGCTAAATATGTTTCTCCATTTATTGGAAGAATTGATGATACCGGCTGGTACGGCATTGAACTTATTCACCAAATCCGCCAGATATATTCTGTACAAGGTTTTAAAACAGAAATACTTGCAGCTTCAATCCGTAACGCAAACCATATTACCCAGTGTGCCGAAGCCGGAGCAGATGTTTGCACCTGCCCGCTTGATTCTATTTTAGGGTTACTTAAACATCCTTTAACTGATATTGGGTTAGCTAAATTTTTAGAAGACGCCAAGAAGTTTGTTTAA
- a CDS encoding AhpC/TSA family protein, which translates to MKKYLLLLAILPFTSFAQTATTKIKSKDIAVNQSGFTINGTVKGYEDGTLVNLLNPNSGQPEASATLKAGKFLLSGKMPFPDVRLINFNNEQKYITLFLDNSTIHLSTYRDSVQNATVTGSASHTEFMDYLKVTKPYEGLINQQGRYDAATTAKASDVLENFTKSHPGSYVSPLALYRHFQINNDAIKVEEIFNSFTQAVRTSPVGNYISQIIAEEKKFPIGKPLADFSQEDKDGNKISLSSFKGKYVLVDFWASWCRPCRAENPNLVRSFAAFKDKNFTIFGVSLDKEKQKWLDAVAEDGLNWTQVSDLKGWGNAVAQQFGINSIPQSFLLDPNGNVIGKNLRGAALENKLNAVLK; encoded by the coding sequence ATGAAAAAATATTTACTCCTCCTGGCAATTTTACCTTTTACAAGTTTTGCACAAACTGCAACTACAAAAATAAAATCCAAAGACATAGCAGTTAATCAATCGGGATTTACAATTAACGGAACGGTAAAAGGGTATGAAGATGGTACATTGGTAAATTTACTTAACCCCAATAGCGGCCAGCCCGAAGCTTCGGCAACGCTTAAAGCAGGCAAGTTTTTATTATCGGGCAAAATGCCATTTCCCGATGTGCGGTTAATAAATTTTAATAATGAACAAAAATATATTACACTTTTTTTAGACAACAGCACAATTCATTTATCTACCTACCGGGATTCTGTTCAAAATGCTACGGTAACAGGCTCTGCTTCTCATACCGAGTTTATGGACTACTTAAAAGTTACCAAACCTTATGAAGGTTTAATAAACCAGCAGGGCCGCTACGATGCTGCCACAACGGCTAAAGCAAGTGATGTACTTGAAAATTTTACAAAATCGCACCCTGGGTCTTATGTTTCACCATTGGCCTTGTACCGCCATTTTCAAATAAATAACGATGCCATAAAAGTAGAAGAAATTTTTAATTCTTTTACCCAGGCAGTAAGAACATCTCCGGTTGGAAATTATATTTCCCAAATTATTGCAGAAGAAAAGAAGTTTCCCATTGGTAAACCATTAGCCGATTTTTCGCAGGAAGATAAAGATGGCAATAAAATATCGTTATCCTCTTTTAAAGGAAAATATGTGCTGGTAGATTTTTGGGCAAGTTGGTGCAGGCCATGCCGTGCAGAAAACCCCAACCTGGTAAGGAGCTTTGCTGCTTTTAAAGATAAAAATTTTACCATATTCGGTGTGTCGCTCGATAAAGAAAAACAAAAGTGGCTGGATGCGGTAGCAGAAGACGGTTTAAACTGGACGCAGGTAAGCGACCTTAAAGGCTGGGGAAATGCGGTTGCACAGCAATTTGGCATTAATAGCATACCGCAAAGTTTTTTACTCGACCCTAATGGAAATGTAATTGGCAAAAACCTGCGAGGCGCTGCATTAGAAAACAAGCTGAATGCGGTTTTAAAATAA
- a CDS encoding DUF5103 domain-containing protein, producing MKIHTAVKRFYFLFLLFSFTQNHAQVIEKIYKPYIATAQLYGFGNQQQLPIYTLNSKEPIQLEFDDLEGSLKSYYYTYVLCDYNWQPANLSTFDYIKGFTQNRITNYRYSSYALTRYTHYEAILPDANSLPVKSGNYLLKIFLNGDTSNLVFTKQMLVVDANSVVSAQVVQPLAPQYFKTHQRLDLSVLLPKDMNAFSAIQQVKAVILQNNRWDNAQRDVVASFQRNNTLIYNMQNVGLFPAGKEWRWLDLRSFRLQSDRVDSAHYFKKSTDIFLKPDVDRTGQRYVYFPDYDGMYNIISYESINPHYQGDYATVNFRYAPPDAKPYFGQSLYLSAAFTEYKPDDRWKLHFNDTTGFYETSAYLKQGYYNYQYILQNDGNPSSQKTLEGDYWETENSYTILIYYKSFTDRNDQLIGISQVNSRRDRPGFSF from the coding sequence ATGAAAATACATACAGCAGTAAAACGATTTTATTTTCTTTTTTTACTTTTTTCTTTTACACAAAACCATGCCCAGGTAATTGAAAAAATTTACAAGCCTTATATTGCCACGGCACAATTATACGGCTTTGGCAACCAGCAGCAACTCCCCATTTATACGCTTAATAGCAAAGAGCCCATTCAACTGGAGTTTGACGACCTTGAAGGCAGCCTTAAAAGTTATTACTATACCTATGTACTATGTGATTACAACTGGCAGCCTGCCAACCTCAGCACATTTGATTACATAAAAGGCTTTACCCAAAACAGGATTACCAATTACCGTTATTCTTCTTATGCCTTAACCAGGTATACACATTATGAAGCTATACTGCCCGATGCTAATTCCCTTCCCGTAAAATCGGGCAACTACCTTTTAAAAATTTTTTTAAATGGCGATACATCCAACCTTGTTTTTACCAAACAAATGCTGGTGGTAGATGCAAATTCGGTGGTATCGGCACAGGTAGTGCAGCCGCTTGCGCCGCAATATTTTAAAACCCATCAACGGCTCGATTTATCGGTATTACTGCCCAAAGATATGAATGCCTTTAGCGCAATACAACAGGTAAAAGCCGTGATATTACAAAACAACCGATGGGATAATGCACAAAGAGATGTGGTTGCAAGTTTTCAAAGAAACAATACGCTTATTTATAATATGCAAAATGTGGGTTTATTTCCTGCAGGTAAAGAATGGCGCTGGCTCGACCTGAGAAGTTTCCGTTTACAAAGCGACCGGGTGGATAGCGCACATTATTTTAAAAAAAGTACCGACATTTTTCTTAAACCCGATGTGGACAGAACCGGGCAGCGATATGTTTATTTTCCCGATTATGATGGGATGTACAATATTATTTCTTACGAATCCATTAATCCGCATTACCAGGGTGATTATGCAACGGTAAACTTTCGGTATGCCCCGCCGGATGCAAAGCCCTATTTTGGCCAAAGCCTTTATTTATCTGCCGCATTTACAGAATACAAACCTGATGATAGATGGAAACTTCATTTTAATGATACAACCGGTTTTTATGAAACCTCGGCATATTTAAAACAAGGATATTATAATTATCAATACATTTTACAAAATGATGGTAACCCATCCTCACAAAAAACACTGGAAGGCGATTACTGGGAAACAGAAAACAGTTATACCATATTAATTTATTATAAATCGTTTACCGACCGTAACGACCAACTTATAGGCATTTCACAGGTAAATTCAAGAAGGGACAGGCCGGGATTTAGTTTTTAA
- a CDS encoding ABC transporter permease, with protein sequence MNLSFFIARRLASVKQHSFSRFIIGLAISATALSVAVMIVALSFANGFQQVISNKVFSFWGHIRVQQNLGNGTVLSEEYPSPANDTIENYLKNLPQVASVEKYATKSAILKFNSDIESVLLKGIDRNFHFSRLQPFLQSGKWLTFPDSGYSNLVNISTYTANRLNIKPGDELLVFFFREDGTKTARKLTVAGLFKTGLEEYDKNFAIADINLLRRLNKWDSADIAAYEVYLKDYRETDSMNNKIYEELPQTWYSRSISEIYPNIFDWLKLQSQIKKILIVIMIIVAVVNLITCLIILVLERIRMTGVLKALGASNNTISGIFLYNTSFIALTGIVLGAVLGLAICFAQMKTGFIKLNEEAYFISTAAVAINCWQVFFVCLITFIVCMLTLLIPALLVRKVSVVKAVQFR encoded by the coding sequence TTGAACCTTTCCTTTTTCATTGCCCGTAGATTAGCTTCAGTAAAGCAACATTCGTTCAGCCGTTTTATTATTGGGCTTGCTATAAGCGCTACAGCATTAAGCGTGGCAGTAATGATAGTGGCTTTAAGTTTTGCCAATGGTTTTCAGCAGGTAATCAGCAACAAAGTTTTTAGTTTTTGGGGTCATATACGTGTGCAACAAAATTTGGGAAATGGCACGGTTCTCTCCGAAGAATATCCCAGCCCGGCCAACGATACCATAGAAAATTATTTAAAAAATTTACCACAGGTAGCCAGTGTAGAAAAGTACGCAACCAAATCGGCAATTCTAAAATTTAATTCCGATATTGAAAGTGTTTTGTTAAAAGGCATTGACCGAAATTTTCATTTTTCAAGGTTGCAGCCATTTTTACAATCGGGTAAGTGGCTTACTTTTCCCGATAGCGGATACAGCAACCTAGTAAACATAAGCACTTATACTGCCAACAGGCTTAATATAAAACCGGGTGATGAACTGCTGGTGTTTTTTTTTAGAGAAGACGGTACTAAAACCGCAAGAAAATTAACAGTTGCAGGCTTATTTAAAACCGGGCTTGAAGAGTACGATAAAAATTTTGCCATTGCCGATATCAACCTTTTACGCAGGCTCAACAAATGGGACAGTGCCGATATTGCCGCTTATGAAGTGTATTTAAAAGATTACCGGGAAACGGACAGTATGAACAATAAAATTTATGAAGAGCTGCCGCAAACCTGGTACAGCAGGAGCATAAGTGAAATATATCCCAATATTTTCGACTGGCTAAAGTTGCAATCGCAAATAAAAAAAATACTCATTGTAATAATGATTATCGTTGCGGTTGTAAACCTCATTACCTGCCTTATTATTTTGGTATTGGAGCGCATCCGCATGACGGGTGTTTTAAAGGCACTCGGCGCCAGCAACAATACCATAAGCGGGATATTTTTATACAACACTTCTTTTATTGCATTAACAGGTATTGTACTTGGGGCCGTACTTGGGCTAGCAATATGTTTTGCCCAAATGAAAACCGGGTTTATTAAATTAAATGAAGAAGCCTACTTTATTTCAACGGCTGCAGTTGCCATTAACTGCTGGCAGGTTTTCTTTGTGTGCCTTATTACCTTTATCGTTTGTATGCTTACTTTATTAATTCCTGCTTTGCTGGTGAGAAAAGTAAGTGTGGTAAAGGCAGTACAGTTCCGGTAA
- a CDS encoding NAD(P)H-binding protein, whose translation MIITIFGATGKVGKQIVKTFLNEGHTVRAYGRNVFTAAFRENKSLELLPGTLFDEEAVYNAILGSDAVLSVIGGAMDGTDKSRSLGMKNIVQQMQRAGVDRIISVGGLGILDDLTKVNGELMMDSDNFPLHFYNVSKEHFEAYKHLAASNLKWTLLGAPEILYEGPTGIYTTAANHPPETNHYHITSGDIALFMVNELNNNEFVRERVGISN comes from the coding sequence ATGATAATCACCATTTTTGGCGCCACTGGAAAGGTTGGGAAGCAAATTGTTAAAACTTTTTTAAATGAAGGCCATACGGTAAGGGCTTATGGCCGTAATGTTTTTACAGCAGCTTTTAGGGAAAATAAAAGTTTAGAACTGCTGCCCGGAACTTTATTTGATGAAGAGGCGGTATATAATGCCATTTTAGGAAGCGATGCTGTACTTTCTGTTATTGGCGGCGCAATGGATGGTACAGACAAAAGCCGCTCCCTGGGAATGAAAAATATTGTGCAGCAAATGCAAAGGGCAGGAGTGGATAGGATTATTAGTGTAGGCGGCTTGGGTATATTAGATGACCTTACAAAAGTAAATGGAGAATTGATGATGGACTCTGATAATTTTCCCCTGCACTTTTACAATGTTTCTAAGGAACACTTTGAAGCATACAAACATCTTGCAGCCTCCAATTTAAAATGGACCTTACTTGGTGCACCTGAAATATTGTACGAAGGGCCTACCGGAATTTATACCACGGCTGCAAATCATCCGCCGGAAACAAATCATTACCACATTACTTCAGGCGATATTGCTTTGTTTATGGTAAATGAACTTAATAATAATGAGTTTGTAAGAGAAAGGGTGGGGATAAGTAATTAG
- a CDS encoding response regulator — protein sequence MKTILVIEDNNEVRENIAEILELSNYRVLTAPEGKTGVETALKEKPDLIVCDIMMPVLDGYGVLHLLNKHNDTYGTPFIFLTAKSEKSDFRKGMEMGADDYITKPFDGIELLKAIEIRLQKNETLKIQAQSPVSQFLNTAATFSEQQLISDNNEIQSLAKKQKIYAEGRRPHSVYYIVNGKVKTYKINDNGKEFITDIFSKGDFFGFNAIIEDRNYSDNADTLEETDLMLIPREEFLSLFTNDAQVSKHFIKLITKNVFEKEEALINLAYNSLRKKVAFGLIRVLEKYRNEKADNSISELSRENLAQLIGVATESLIRTLADFKSEGLINLEPSKIIIINEKKIRDLPC from the coding sequence ATGAAAACCATTTTAGTAATAGAAGACAATAATGAAGTAAGGGAAAATATTGCCGAAATACTTGAGCTTTCCAATTACAGGGTACTTACTGCGCCCGAAGGTAAAACCGGCGTAGAAACCGCACTTAAAGAAAAGCCCGACTTAATAGTATGCGACATAATGATGCCGGTGCTGGATGGCTATGGCGTTTTGCATTTATTAAATAAACATAACGACACTTACGGCACTCCCTTTATTTTTCTTACGGCTAAATCAGAAAAGTCTGATTTCAGAAAAGGAATGGAAATGGGTGCAGATGATTATATCACCAAACCATTTGACGGAATAGAACTGTTAAAAGCCATAGAAATAAGGCTCCAGAAAAACGAAACCTTAAAAATACAGGCACAATCCCCGGTGAGCCAGTTTTTAAATACCGCCGCAACTTTTAGCGAACAGCAACTCATTTCCGATAACAATGAAATTCAAAGCCTGGCCAAAAAGCAAAAAATTTATGCAGAAGGCAGGCGGCCCCATTCGGTATATTATATTGTAAACGGAAAAGTAAAAACCTATAAAATAAATGATAACGGCAAAGAATTTATTACCGATATTTTCAGCAAAGGCGATTTTTTTGGATTTAATGCCATTATTGAAGACAGGAATTATAGCGATAACGCCGATACACTTGAAGAAACAGATTTAATGCTGATACCAAGGGAAGAATTCCTTTCCCTGTTTACAAATGATGCACAGGTTTCGAAACATTTTATAAAACTCATCACCAAAAATGTATTTGAAAAAGAAGAGGCCTTAATCAACCTGGCTTATAATTCACTGCGTAAAAAAGTGGCCTTTGGCCTTATAAGGGTTTTAGAGAAATACCGCAATGAAAAAGCAGATAATAGCATTTCTGAACTTTCCAGGGAAAACCTTGCCCAACTAATTGGTGTGGCTACTGAATCGCTAATTCGTACCCTTGCCGACTTTAAATCGGAAGGTTTAATAAACCTTGAACCTTCGAAAATTATTATTATAAATGAAAAAAAAATAAGGGATTTGCCCTGCTAA
- a CDS encoding cation:dicarboxylase symporter family transporter has product MTKKKAGILSLLLFTIVAILHILHEYVTPISSAVLMWSRWIFIASLFIWGWFKKSLTTWIMIAMAMGIEIGVDFPAFSQNLQFLSKIFLRLIKTIVAPLLFSTLVVGIASHSNLKQVGRMGWKSILYFEVVTTLALIIGLIFINLTQAGVGIEVPKALLTELPNVVPKTWQDHIIDIFPENIIKSVYEGNVLPIVLFSVVFGISLAMLKEQKKKPMLEFAESLAETMFRFTNIIMYFAPFGVGAAIAVTVGHLGIDILKNLVILLLTLYVALIAFLLFVLLPIALYVAKIPIKKFIQAIREPVSIAFATTSSDSALPIALENMERFGVPRKIVSFVIPTGYTFNLDGTTLYLSLASVFVAQAANMHLDFWHQLLIGLSLMLTSKGVAAVPRASLVILIATASTFNFPLWPIMAIYGIDELMDMARTSVNVIGNTLASTVIARWEGEFDDEKAKNFTEV; this is encoded by the coding sequence ATGACAAAAAAAAAGGCCGGCATTTTATCGTTGTTACTGTTTACCATAGTAGCAATATTGCATATTTTACATGAGTATGTTACGCCCATTTCTTCTGCTGTTTTAATGTGGAGCAGGTGGATTTTTATTGCCAGCCTCTTTATTTGGGGATGGTTTAAAAAATCTTTAACTACATGGATAATGATTGCCATGGCAATGGGTATTGAAATTGGCGTGGACTTTCCGGCATTTTCGCAAAACCTTCAATTTTTAAGTAAAATATTCTTAAGGTTAATAAAAACAATTGTTGCGCCATTACTATTTTCCACTTTAGTGGTTGGTATTGCCAGCCATAGCAACCTTAAGCAGGTGGGCCGAATGGGTTGGAAATCTATTTTATATTTTGAAGTGGTAACAACGCTGGCTTTAATCATAGGTTTAATTTTTATAAACCTCACCCAGGCGGGCGTAGGCATTGAGGTTCCCAAGGCATTACTTACGGAGCTGCCCAATGTTGTGCCTAAAACCTGGCAGGACCATATTATTGATATTTTTCCGGAAAATATCATCAAATCGGTTTATGAGGGCAATGTTTTACCAATTGTATTGTTTAGCGTTGTATTCGGTATATCGCTGGCTATGCTCAAAGAGCAAAAGAAAAAACCGATGCTTGAGTTTGCGGAGAGTTTAGCAGAAACCATGTTCAGGTTTACCAACATCATAATGTATTTTGCGCCCTTTGGAGTTGGCGCCGCTATTGCAGTAACAGTTGGGCATTTAGGCATTGATATTTTAAAAAACCTGGTAATATTATTGCTTACGCTTTATGTAGCTTTAATTGCATTTTTATTATTTGTATTGCTGCCCATTGCATTGTATGTTGCCAAAATTCCCATAAAAAAATTCATTCAGGCAATTAGGGAACCGGTATCTATTGCTTTTGCCACCACCAGTTCCGACTCTGCCCTGCCCATTGCCCTGGAAAATATGGAGCGCTTTGGTGTGCCCCGAAAAATTGTATCTTTTGTAATTCCTACGGGTTACACTTTTAACCTCGATGGTACAACTCTTTATCTTTCCCTTGCATCGGTATTTGTAGCACAGGCTGCAAATATGCATTTGGATTTTTGGCACCAGCTATTAATTGGTTTATCGCTAATGCTTACCAGCAAAGGCGTTGCTGCGGTTCCACGGGCTTCCCTGGTTATATTAATTGCTACCGCTTCTACTTTCAATTTTCCGCTTTGGCCCATTATGGCAATATATGGCATAGATGAATTAATGGATATGGCCCGTACCTCAGTTAATGTAATAGGCAATACATTGGCCAGTACGGTAATTGCCCGCTGGGAAGGTGAATTTGATGATGAAAAAGCAAAAAATTTTACAGAGGTTTAG
- a CDS encoding pyridoxamine 5'-phosphate oxidase family protein, whose product MIKTIEMLGELNEIQMHNLLMSQASGRLGCSVDNQPYIVPVTYAYDGKYIYGQLTEGKKLEMLRKNNKVCFEVDMVMNMQNWQGVIVYGTFEELKGKDLKEAKDIFYSQNYPLSTGNKVHPHEHGVNVKLDDSNRVKPVMYRIKIKNKSGRFEKQ is encoded by the coding sequence TTGATAAAAACAATAGAAATGCTGGGAGAACTAAATGAAATTCAAATGCATAACTTATTAATGAGCCAGGCATCGGGCAGGTTGGGTTGCAGCGTTGATAACCAACCTTATATAGTACCGGTAACTTATGCCTACGATGGCAAGTACATTTACGGCCAATTGACAGAAGGCAAAAAACTGGAAATGCTCCGAAAAAACAATAAAGTATGTTTTGAAGTAGATATGGTAATGAACATGCAAAACTGGCAAGGAGTAATAGTATATGGAACTTTTGAAGAATTGAAAGGTAAAGATTTGAAAGAAGCAAAGGATATATTTTACAGCCAAAATTATCCCTTATCTACTGGCAATAAAGTGCATCCGCATGAACATGGCGTAAATGTAAAATTAGATGATAGCAACAGGGTTAAACCTGTGATGTACCGTATTAAAATAAAAAATAAAAGCGGAAGGTTTGAAAAGCAGTGA